A genomic region of Branchiostoma lanceolatum isolate klBraLanc5 chromosome 4, klBraLanc5.hap2, whole genome shotgun sequence contains the following coding sequences:
- the LOC136432409 gene encoding membrane-associated transporter protein-like isoform X1 has protein sequence MSSEDTETTRLIPRPAASASDRRPKRTCCQLMANSSIMLGRELCYGVEAALVVPHLLTRGMPANMYSLVFLIPPMFGFLLQPLLGSTSDRCRSPLGRRRPFILTLAVTIMVGLVLFLNDDNVVKVLFPADVHSRSANVVRLVIGTVGAVLFMFGADSIEGPVRAYLLDTCNTEDQRKGLDLQAVFAGLGGVLGYLSGAVNWRKLGVRPGSEDLVRFGMCFSLFVICAVLNLFSIPEKPFVRPGSSKNKVEYTNRDTKGCVLTISTEEPPARQSSSENKEEYSNRDTKVRVLTISTEDRMGARQNGLEQTTGNRTNHLTQVKLRQSQENDTPEYVLTALEKSVSITPATFFKSIVKMPGRLARLCLTQLISWLGFMAIMLFFTDFMGRRVYGGAPQAAAGSEARRRYEAGVEMGCWGLTINAAACALISGLADFFLRRLSLRTVYMGGALFFALGMVGMVVLVELTTASWPLLLLCPVMGLMYSTLSIVPYRLLSQYHRNEQVRV, from the exons ATGTCGTCAGAAGATACAGAGACAACCCGTCTAATTCCACGACCAGCTGCGTCAGCTAGCGACCGGCGTCCAAAGCGCACCTGTTGTCAACTGATGGCCAACAGCAGCATCATGCTGGGACGGGAACTTTGTTACGGGGTGGAGGCTGCGCTGGTGGTGCCACATCTGTTAACTCGCGGCATGCCAGCCAACATGTACAG TCTGGTGTTCCTGATTCCGCCAATGTTCGGTTTCCTGTTGCAACCGCTGCTGGGCTCGACGAGCGACCGCTGCCGGTCCCCGCTGGGGCGACGCCGCCCGTTCATCCTGACGCTGGCGGTGACCATCATGGTTGGCCTGGTTCTCTTCTTGAACGACGATAACGTAGTGAAGG TTCTTTTCCCGGCGGACGTACATTCCCGATCAGCCAACGTGGTTCGGCTGGTGATCGGTACGGTCGGGGCCGTCCTGTTCATGTTCGGCGCCGACTCCATCGAGGGTCCTGTCCGGGCGTACCTACTGGACACCTGTAACACGGAGGACCAGCGGAAAGGGCTGGACCTCCAAGCTGTCTTTGCAG GACTCGGTGGCGTGCTGGGTTACTTGTCCGGAGCTGTGAACTGGCGGAAACTCGGAGTGCGCCCCGGATCGGAGGATCTGGTCAGGTTCGGGATGTGCTTCTCACTCTTCGTCATCTGCGCCGTTCTGAACCTCTTCAGTATTCCCGAGAAGCCGTTTGTAAGGCCGGGATCCTCCAAGAATAAGGTAGAATATACCAACAGGGATACAAAAGGATGTGTGCTCACAATCAGCACCGAAGAGCCGCCAGCAAGACAAAGTTCGTCCGAGAATAAGGAGGAATATTCCAACAGGGATACAAAAGTACGCGTACTCACaatcagcaccgaggacaggatGGGCGCCCGGCAGAACGGTTTGGAACAAACGACTGGTAATCGTACCAACCACCTCACACAGGTGAAACTACGTCAGAGTCAAGAAAACGATACTCCAGAGTACGTGCTGACGGCGTTGGAGAAGAGCGTCAGTATTACCCCCGCTACATTCTTCAAGTCCATCGTTAAGATGCCTGGTCGACTCGCACGGCTATGTCTTACGCAGCTGATCTCGTGGCTGGGGTTCATGGCTATCATGCTGTTCTTTACGGATTTCATGGGGCGGCGGGTGTATGGCGGGGCCCCTCAGGCGGCGGCCGGGTCCGAGGCTAGACGACGGTATGAGGCAGGAGTGGAGATGGGGTGCTGGGGGCTGACCATTAACGCTGCAGCGTGTGCACTCATCTCAG GTCTGGCTGATTTCTTTCTGCGACGCTTGAGTCTGAGAACGGTGTACATGGGCGGGGCGCTGTTCTTCGCCCTGGGCATGGTGGGCATGGTGGTTCTGGTCGAACTGACGACTGCGAGCTGGCCGCTTCTATTGCTCTGTCCTGTCATGGGTCTGATGTACAGCACACTGAGTATCGTCCCGTACAGACTTCTCTCACAATATCACCGTAATGAACAGGTAAGGGTCTGA
- the LOC136432409 gene encoding membrane-associated transporter protein-like isoform X2: MFGFLLQPLLGSTSDRCRSPLGRRRPFILTLAVTIMVGLVLFLNDDNVVKVLFPADVHSRSANVVRLVIGTVGAVLFMFGADSIEGPVRAYLLDTCNTEDQRKGLDLQAVFAGLGGVLGYLSGAVNWRKLGVRPGSEDLVRFGMCFSLFVICAVLNLFSIPEKPFVRPGSSKNKVEYTNRDTKGCVLTISTEEPPARQSSSENKEEYSNRDTKVRVLTISTEDRMGARQNGLEQTTGNRTNHLTQVKLRQSQENDTPEYVLTALEKSVSITPATFFKSIVKMPGRLARLCLTQLISWLGFMAIMLFFTDFMGRRVYGGAPQAAAGSEARRRYEAGVEMGCWGLTINAAACALISGLADFFLRRLSLRTVYMGGALFFALGMVGMVVLVELTTASWPLLLLCPVMGLMYSTLSIVPYRLLSQYHRNEQVRV; the protein is encoded by the exons ATGTTCGGTTTCCTGTTGCAACCGCTGCTGGGCTCGACGAGCGACCGCTGCCGGTCCCCGCTGGGGCGACGCCGCCCGTTCATCCTGACGCTGGCGGTGACCATCATGGTTGGCCTGGTTCTCTTCTTGAACGACGATAACGTAGTGAAGG TTCTTTTCCCGGCGGACGTACATTCCCGATCAGCCAACGTGGTTCGGCTGGTGATCGGTACGGTCGGGGCCGTCCTGTTCATGTTCGGCGCCGACTCCATCGAGGGTCCTGTCCGGGCGTACCTACTGGACACCTGTAACACGGAGGACCAGCGGAAAGGGCTGGACCTCCAAGCTGTCTTTGCAG GACTCGGTGGCGTGCTGGGTTACTTGTCCGGAGCTGTGAACTGGCGGAAACTCGGAGTGCGCCCCGGATCGGAGGATCTGGTCAGGTTCGGGATGTGCTTCTCACTCTTCGTCATCTGCGCCGTTCTGAACCTCTTCAGTATTCCCGAGAAGCCGTTTGTAAGGCCGGGATCCTCCAAGAATAAGGTAGAATATACCAACAGGGATACAAAAGGATGTGTGCTCACAATCAGCACCGAAGAGCCGCCAGCAAGACAAAGTTCGTCCGAGAATAAGGAGGAATATTCCAACAGGGATACAAAAGTACGCGTACTCACaatcagcaccgaggacaggatGGGCGCCCGGCAGAACGGTTTGGAACAAACGACTGGTAATCGTACCAACCACCTCACACAGGTGAAACTACGTCAGAGTCAAGAAAACGATACTCCAGAGTACGTGCTGACGGCGTTGGAGAAGAGCGTCAGTATTACCCCCGCTACATTCTTCAAGTCCATCGTTAAGATGCCTGGTCGACTCGCACGGCTATGTCTTACGCAGCTGATCTCGTGGCTGGGGTTCATGGCTATCATGCTGTTCTTTACGGATTTCATGGGGCGGCGGGTGTATGGCGGGGCCCCTCAGGCGGCGGCCGGGTCCGAGGCTAGACGACGGTATGAGGCAGGAGTGGAGATGGGGTGCTGGGGGCTGACCATTAACGCTGCAGCGTGTGCACTCATCTCAG GTCTGGCTGATTTCTTTCTGCGACGCTTGAGTCTGAGAACGGTGTACATGGGCGGGGCGCTGTTCTTCGCCCTGGGCATGGTGGGCATGGTGGTTCTGGTCGAACTGACGACTGCGAGCTGGCCGCTTCTATTGCTCTGTCCTGTCATGGGTCTGATGTACAGCACACTGAGTATCGTCCCGTACAGACTTCTCTCACAATATCACCGTAATGAACAGGTAAGGGTCTGA
- the LOC136432407 gene encoding kelch repeat and BTB domain-containing protein 8-like, which produces MDVTNEVHSNDVLRELNGLRERAELTDVVLEVDGRSFPCHRAVLASCSPYFRGMFTSGYAEAKQERISIQDVSEVAMATILDYAYTGCLQTEPDQVQAVMSAARLLQVDFVGRKAAEYMKDHLDVFNCADVLMYADMLGDCGLVEASERYIASRLNQVVLQPSFLQLSLPLLQSLLNRDDLMTKSEDDVVQAALRWIDSDQEERSQHLPALCKSLRLSLISSKKHVTIKSKCLSVDSNLVYSDSTTQRLGQVRTEMQIFLQADYVDNDSQPCYDPSTGELYAINMPGNLDSFSVTVTPEDELYLAGGVLATARHIVIRRDTDPGMMADIVQKKFYQYNHLFNTWEPRCEMTSPRVRCGLVYLKGYIYAIGGDKDETAERYDPSRDQWTSIPPLPHPMPSDFCAVTLDDSIYVIRKEGCYRFSSTESTWNKMADMLKPPLSPQAVTHQGCIYCIDCDKEWRDSSRTCVEMYNPADGVWKQTGNGKSFIFNNATLMKHKGTLYLFTVHTFGDHGRQNLWEPSKQSSVSVHRYQPETDSWMSLEDKGRLVPPLKWLGSENRTDCLMSRMIPTFLGDWSADEDLPVVEMSADEEEESDNTFSDSSGSGTTDDSEDDLSDQDTSDEDNSDEDSQSGSDDGEI; this is translated from the exons ATGGACGTAACTAACGAAGTGCACTCTAACGATGTTCTGCGCGAGCTTAACGGACTGAGGGAGCGGGCGGAGCTGACTGACGTGGTTCTCGAGGTGGACGGGAGAAG CTTCCCCTGCCATCGTGCCGTCCTGGCATCGTGCAGTCCCTACTTCCGTGGCATGTTCACCAGCGGCTACGCTGAGGCCAAACAGGAGAGGATCAGCATCCAGGACGTGagtgaggtagccatggcaaccattCTGGACTACGCCTACACCGGCTGCCTTCAGACAGAGCCAGACCAGGTCCAGGCTGTGATGTCTGCAGCCAGACTGCTTCAG GTGGATTTTGTAGGTCGTAAGGCAGCAGAATACATGAAGGATCATCTTGATGTGTTCAACTGTGCAGATGTGTTGATGTATGCCGACATGCTGGGGGACTGTGGCCTAGTGGAGGCCAGTGAGAGGTACATCGCATCCAG GTTGAACCAGGTGGTGCTACAACCATCCTTTCTCCAGCTGTCTCTTCCCCTGCTCCAATCACTGCTCAACAGGGATGATCTAATGACCAAGTCAGAAGATGACGTCGTGCAAGCTGCTCTAAGATGGATCGATTCCGACCAAGAAGAACGCTCGCAGCACCTTCCTGCCCTTTGCAAATCATTACGCCTGTCCCTTATCAGCTCCAAAAAGCATGTCACAATTAAGAGTAAGTGCCTGTCAGTGGACAGCAACTTGGTTTACAGCGACAGCACAACCCAGCGTCTGGGACAGGTGCGGACTGAAATGCAGATTTTCCTACAAGCAGATTATGTGGACAACGACTCCCAGCCTTGCTATGACCCTTCCACCGGCGAACTGTATGCAATTAATATGCCTGGCAACTTGGACAGCTTCTCTGTGACAGTCACGCCTGAAGATGAGCTGTACCTGGCAGGGGGCGTTCTTGCCACTGCCAGGCACATTGTTATCAGGAGAGACACCGACCCAGGCATGATGGCCGACATCGTGCAGAAGAAGTTTTACCAGTATAACCACCTGTTCAACACCTGGGAGCCCAGGTGTGAGATGACTTCACCCAGAGTCAG GTGTGGCCTGGTGTATCTGAAGGGGTACATTTATGCCATCGGTGGTGATAAGGATGAAACAGCAGAGAGGTACGACCCCAGCCGTGACCAGTGGACGTCCATACCACCCCTCCCTCACCCCATGCCCTCGGATTTTTGTGCTGTGACTCTCGATGACAGTATCTATGTCATACGTAAGGAAGGCTGCTACCGCTTCAGTTCCACAGAGAGCACGtggaacaagatggcggacatgcTTAAACCACCATTGTCTCCTCAGGCCGTCACTCATCAGGGATGCATCTACTGCATAGACTGCGACAAAGAATGGAGAGACTCTTCCCGGACTTGTGTAGAGATGTACAACCCTGCGGACGGTGTGTGGAAGCAGACTGGGAATGGCAAGTCTTTCATCTTCAACAATGCAACCCTGATGAAACATAAAGGGACTCTGTATCTCTTCACCGTGCACACTTTCGGTGACCATGGCCGCCAGAACTTATGGGAACCGTCGAAGCAGTCCTCGGTGTCTGTCCATCGGTACCAGCCAGAGACAGACTCTTGGATGTCTTTAGAAGACAAGGGCAGGCTGGTTCCCCCTTTAAAGTGGTTGGGATCTGAGAATAGGACAGATTGCCTGATGTCAAGGATGATTCCAACGTTCTTGGGGGACTGGAGTGCAGACGAGGATCTACCAGTAGTAGAGATGTCTGCTGATGAGGAAGAAGAGAGCGACAACACTTTCTCAGATTCATCTGGCAGTGGAACCACAGATGACAGTGAGGATGATCTCTCGGACCAAGACACAAGTGATGAGGACAATTCTGATGAAGACAGTCAGAGCGGAAGTGATGATGGAGAAATCTGA
- the LOC136432410 gene encoding membrane-associated transporter protein-like: protein MYSTLSIVPYRLLSQYHRNEQYVTTGADGSGRRGMGVDCALLTAQIQLSRVIIGAVMGPVVNAAGTLTVTVVMAGGLGFCAFLAAAFLLQYD from the exons ATGTACAGCACACTGAGTATCGTCCCGTACAGACTTCTCTCACAATATCACCGTAACGAACAG TACGTAACTACGGGTGCAGACGGTTCGGGACGGCGGGGGATGGGGGTGGACTGCGCGCTCCTCACGGCACAGATCCAGCTCAGCAGGGTCATCATAGGTGCGGTCATGGGCCCAGTCGTCAACGCCGCAGGCACGCTGACTGTAACTGTGGTCATGGCCGGTGGACTGGGGTTCTGTGCGTTCTTAGCTGCCGCGTTTCTTCTCCAGTACGACTAA